The genomic window atgaaaagtgttgaaaagtaacaAAAATGCAAACAATATATCTATTACATTTGGTTGTTGCCATTGTTAGTGTTATTTAATAATTATATGGAACCAGTTTAGCCAAAGGAGGCAGATATATTCATAGTGGAAACTTTCGCCTTGGTGTTTTGGCAAACTATCTCATTTGTGCCCACAATATATTAGTTCAGTTAGCATTCTTGCtccctcatttttcagatgaacaCAGCAAGGTTCAAAGAGACGAAgtcaactgtcttaggctgggttctctaaagaagcaaaaccagtaaagcatatatatatagatatatatatagagagagagttatatcaaggaaatggctcacatggtttttagaggctgtaatgtcccaagtccttggggcagaaaagaggtttctcctgactcacatagctgcatgggctggtgaacccaagatcagcaagcagGAAAGCAGGGCTAttgcaggcttctcctgactcacagagTCGCTGGGGCTGGAGAGCCCAAGATCAGTAGGCTGGAGAGCACGGCTGTTGCTTACACactgtgaagatcgacgaatctcaagactggcaggcaagcctgcaggtaagctgctagctcaggtccaaagcactggaggtcagacgaacaggagtcagctgcaggatccagaacaagcaaaagccctggcGAGGAGAGCAGGAAGGACTAGCTGGCAGAGGGTggaagatgaaggctgagggagcagtgagccaccacagacCCCTCCCTCAGGGTACCACTTACCACAGATCCCATAGTGGGGGTGATAAAATCTCTGCAGGGAAATGATCacaacaacattatatgactaccaaaacactgagaatcaaggcccagccaagctgacacacaatcttaaccatcacagttcaccccttgtcaacttggcacctgtacacatctccccaaaccatacataaactctgaataaagacaattacaaagtcacacTTGGGCCCAAAATGATACAACGAAAACACATATAACCAAAAATGCAGCATCCCTGTTTACATCTCAtactttataagtgaagaaaacaaaaatatttgatgcacacatacaaagcagagaTGCTCATAACggttacagtcctcatttctgcaaatggtcacatagctggtatttagaaccaccttcttccaccaccctttTCGTATTCCCTTTGCcgtcagcaagcacctcagctggccgtggttctttgcctggtggagtgacccaaacttgcattcctgaagggtctgggccattagtagtcacgtcggaattgggttgctctagctttccattgactttaatcacagggcatggtggtACTAAGAGACACCTTAAGGGATCTCCtccattccagacatactcttctttacttccattatATAACGTCAATCCAATTTCTTCTTGGTaaccaggatcaatcacaccagccagtatggtaactcccttctttgcctattgattcagaggcataaggagcccaaagtggccactgGCACTCTCAGCTTCCAGTTCAATagaaatcagtgatgtgtctccaggttggagcattccttcctttgaaactaagacctctagatctgcagagcataaggtcagggggacaggaagcaaaaatcttgtgagtgggtcactaaggGTATGagtgagtggtgccactgccatttccaccccttgattccatgtattggatgctggtttagagcatatacaaccAGCCGGAGatcactgccccaaccctgcaaggtattgccacctagctgttgCTGTAATTGTGCCTTTAGGAGGTCATTCCATCATTCTGTGAATCCAGCAGCTTCAGGAtgttggggaacatggtaagaccagtgaattccatgagcatgggcccactgccgcACTTCATTTtttgtgaagtgagtcccttgatctgaggcaatgctgtgtggaataTTATGACAGTGGATatggcattctgtaagtccacaaatggtagttttggcagaagcattgcctGCAAGGTAGGCACATCCGTATCCAgggtgtctattccagtaagaaaaaacactgccctttccatgatggaagtggtccgaTGTAATCAACTTGTCACCAGGTtgttggctgatcaccttgagggatggtgtCATATCAGGAACCCAGCGTTGGTCTCTGccgctggcagattgggcactccacagtggctgtagcgaagtcggccttggtgagtggaagcccatattgctgagcccatgcataacctccatccctgccaccatgatcactttgttcatgagcccattgagcaatgatgggagtagctggggaaagaggatgagtggtttccacagaatgcatcatcctatccacatgattattaaaatcctcctctgctaaggtcaccctttggtgagtatTCGCATGAAACACAaaaatcttcacttctttggcccattcaaagaGGTTTATCCACATACCTCCTCCCCATAAATCCTTCTTTccagttttccaatcatgttccttcaaaTTCTttaaccatccagccaaaccattggctcatgaatcagtatacaatcgcacatctggacatttctccttccaagcaaagtgaacaaccagatgCACTGCTCAAAGCTCTGCCCActaggaggatttcccttcaccactatacttcagggaggtcccagaaaggggctgtagtgctgctgctgtccactttcgagtggtgcctgcatattgtgcagaaccatctgtaagccaggcatgagttttctctttttcagtcaactgatcataaggaactcaccatgaggccataggtgcagattgGGAGTTGGAAGGTAATGTGAtgggagtggagaccatggacatttgggccacctcctcatgcaacttacttgtgccttcaggtcctgctcaggcccagtctcgtatataccacttccatttaatgatggagtgctgctgtgctatgggtcagacaacacccagttcatgatgggcagctcaggcctcaTGGTGatttggtgtcccatggttaaatgttcagtctctactaagcccagtaacaagacaaaagctgtttctcaaaaggacagtagttatctacagaggatggaaaggctttgctccaaaattctaagggtctgcgctgtgattcaccaataggagcctgccaaagacttcaaacagcatctctatctgcttTGGACACTTCGAGCACCATTcaatcagctggatcatatggcccaactggcagagcagcttgcacagcagcatGAACCCGtggcagagccttctcttgttttgggccccactcaaaactagcagcttttcgagtcacttgataagtAGGCCAGAATAGTAcatccaaatgaggaatatgctgcctccaaaatccaaaaaggtccactaggcattgtgcctcctttttagtcaTGGTAGGAGCCAGATGCCATAACTTTttcttcactttagaagaaatatctTGACATGCGCCACACCACTGGATccttagaaatttcactgagatggaaggtgcctgaatttttgtgggattaatttcccaccatcTAGCATTCAAAtgctttaccaataagtccagagtcattggcacttcttccttactaggtccaatcagcataatgttgtcaatgtaatggaccagtgtgacgtcttgtggaaggCAAAGGCAATCTGCCTCCctgcggactaaattatgacataaggctggagagttgatgtagctctgaggtaggcaaccGAAGGTCTATTGTTGTCCTTGCCAgctaaaggcaaactgcttccgatggtcctttgaaacaggtatggagaataaggcattagccagatcaatagctgtatactgggtaccaggagatgtattaatttgctcaagcaatgagactacatctggaatagcagctgcaattgtagtcaccacttggttaagttttcaataatccaccgtcattctccaagatccaacTGTATTTTGCACAGGCTAAATAGGCAAGTCGAATGGTGATGAGGTAGGAATGAccactcctgcatccttcaagtccttgatggtggcagtaatctctgtgatccctccaggaatgcagcattgcttttgttttgctgtttttctaggtaggggcagttctaatggcttccacttggcttttcctaccataatagcccttactccatttgttggggatccagtgtgggggtcCTGCCAAtttctgagtatatctattccaattatgcattctggaactgggataTCACTACAGGATGGTTTGAGGGCCCACTGGACCTACTCTGAGACTCAcgtgagctaagactccatttgCTCCCTTTCTGactagtgggccacagtgacattttgggtctcctggaattagtgtcagttcagagccagaatCCAGTAATCCCcgaaagtctgattatttccttttccccaacgaacagtcactctcgtaaaaggccGTAGAACCCTTtcgggaaggctgggagaaagattaacagtataagtttttaGCAGTGTATTGTAGTCCTTCCTCTAGGGAACCCGGCCTCCCCTTCATCAAGggattgtgggtctgtaaacttgctCATATCTGGGAATTGACTGAAGGGCTGTGACCCTCTCTTCTGgtaatttgagttagactgctgttcacttgacctagaattcatccacttgtacatatcaagtaaatatttagtaaatttcgtatctatttcacttctagggatgccatgactaagtagccaatgccataaatccataggagtcagactattctgattactgctttgactctactgtccattatggtaaccatgtcCACCTTGTTTTTGTcaatggtaaccacacccacatTGTCTTTGTGGATTGAGTacagccacttggcccctaccaccatggccTTCGATGAGCCCCATCGTAGTTAGGAGTCTTAATTCCGTTAccgcagttcccactgtcaaatctgacttacataaaatagcaatcacaacagtcttcaaggatgctggagctcccttcacaaatttgttcctcacagttgtggtaaaaggtgtgtcctcagggcactccatgtgtggatctgtgggtctaacctgataaatccactctagcatgccaatttctctaagcctttggatacatTCTTCTACAGTATAACAAGGTAGGTCTGttacttcagcttgatttagtgtaggccactgtgtaatccatgcttTAGCAACCCAACTGAATAAACTATTAGaccctttcctaacttctcgagtTGAAACACTGAACAAAGAATCCATGCTTAGtaagcccatatcaataaactcagactgacccAACTTTACATTCTTTGCACCATTAtctcacacccttaatagccattctcacacatattccccaggttactgtttgtacatattagaaaagtcaagcagttacTTCAGAgtatagtgtacctcctcctgggtcacaccttgtacttcaccttttggggacCTCTGGGACTCACATAATAGatctagaagccaaaattggtagggaaatgttttgagaacattcagcattttcTTGTAAAGCATTTGGCTCAGACAATGTCCCAGGCAATAACTCAGACAAAGGGGCTTTAGATGCAACTGGATTAATATCATTaggtgggagtggaggggctaatggttctgttggcaagagttattcaatggaatttaggggctcagggCCATCAACTTCCTGatcatctgcccatatgtccccatcccatgtTTCAGGATCCCAACTCTTCCCAATCAATACCCTCACTTCAACTTTAGACATCTCTCGAGGTTGGCagttgagttggcattgtaattcagccaccattacaataagactctgtgtttggtttttggcaatatctgctctgttactacaagatataaggctttctttcaaggcacaagtggaaactttaaGATGGTTTATGTGGCGCTTGAGTTTTGACTCTGATGTCCTGAGCTCATCCTTTCActagtttgtctagtgaaagtggGACCGACTAACCAGGTTTCTTTTACTTCTCAGTATGAGAAAACTGTAGAAAGGTATCAtccatgcaatcacccagagccccGTCTTTCActaatacttgatctattggtggtgatattttgcgtatTTGAATTGCctcctcacaccatggattagtagtgccctctttactactggaagtagAGTCGTCAACATCttgaagactaaccagacttgagaaccaattcagaaaatttgtccttacaattttttttctctagaaccactctcagtacaaaATGGCTtaagctggattctctagagaagcaaaaccagtaaagtgtgtaaatTTATATACAGAGactgagatttatatcaaggaaatggcatgGGTCATTTTTAGAGGCcgtaatgtcccaagtccttggggcaggagagaggcttctcctgactcacgaaGGTGTGGGGACTGGTGAACCCACGACTGGCagggcagagagcagggctgtagtttacaggctgtgaagatagatGAATCTCAAGACTGGCaggaagaccacaggtaagctgctagctcaggtcccgaGAACCGGaggccagacaaacagaagccaactgcaggatccagaacaagcaaaagacCTGGCAAGGACAACAGGAAGGACTAGGTGgaggagggtggagagatgaagacTGAGGGGTCAGTGAGCTCTCATAGACCACACCTCCGCTGGTACAACTCactgcagatcccatcatgggggtggtcaagtatcaaatctcaacagggaagtgatcacaaccctatacaactgccaaaacactgagaatcatggcccagccaagttgacacacaatcttaaccatcacaccacctgCCCAAGATCACATGTGAATTGAGTAGGAGATCTTATGCACCAATTCAAGTCACCCTGCTCTTTGCAAAACCATATTTCAGAGTCTGGAAAACTCTGATTCAAATCTCGGCTCTAAGTCATTCTTTCTGTACCTTTGGGTAAGCCCCTTCAGCTCCCTAAGCCATAATTTCTAAGTAGATAAAACTGGGGGAACTTTGACCTACTTCAACTCAAATGGCGTTTAGAAGGATTCAGTAACGTAGTGTATGTACAATGTCTCACACGTAGTGCTTAAGTTGTTTTCAGGCCAATTTCTGTACTGTTTAGAATGGACAGTCTTAGTTCTGGACAAGGTCACTTGGCTATTGGAGCTCTCATTTGTCTTGAAGAAGAGTTGGGGAGCAACTCTAGCCTTTATGGATGGTGGAACTGTTCTTGGAAAATCCTGCCAAAACTTCTTTCCAAGGATTTCCCTCCTTTACTGATATTCCGCCCTTCTCTGGTCCACTTTACCCCTGATAATTCTTCTGCCCTCTTTACTTTCTCACTACTGCTCTTCTTGGCTTCTTCATGAAGTCTCCATGTTATCTTACctctctgaaaaaattaagtgGCCCTGGAATGTTCTTGATCAATCTGCTGAAGTACTGATAAGTGTATACAAAAAGATATTTTGCATTGTAGAATTGGACTATTTGGGGACAATTCATAGGTTTGGGGCCCATTACACAAGTATTTTGTCAAGTCTGAACTCTACCATGAGCCTGAGGATATGGTTATGATTGGCTTGGTTTCTGCCCCAGAGAAATTTGTGACCATCAGATTGCTAGCTGTGTAACCATGACTAAGATTCTTAACCtgaattattattaattatttattACTTAAGATGGTTTCAGTATTTACATCAGAAATAAAAAGAGACGTAACTATATTTCTCATTCTCATTTCTTGCCTGTGTACTATGTACCAGttatggcataatggttaagcactcaggtgctaactgaaaggttggcagttcaatccaccagctgttcggcagaagaaaaacctggtgatctgcttcagtaaagatcacaacctagggaatcccatggggcagctctactttgcatTATAGTGTTTCTATGACTCATAATCAAATCAATAGCACACAACATATAGCATATAGTATAGTATGTGGTAAAACTTgttccaaacccgttgctgtcaagtcgattccaactcatagtgaccctataggacagagtagaactgtcctatacagtttccaaggagtgcctggtggattcaaactgccgaccttttggttcgcagccctagctcttaaccactatgctgccagggtttccatagtatgTGGTCTGTTGTATATGTACAGAGGACTTCAAGCGTTTTTACCATGGCCCACAAGAGGAAATACATGTTACACTGTGACCCAGGCACAgtgacacacacatgcacacaccgcAGACACAAATAGAACAGAAGTTTAACAAAACAACGCTTACCCTTATTTTATGTGAaacactttgatattttcttttacGATCTATTATATTCACTTTTTATGCTACTCTTGACTCAGTAAATTGGTTTTATGAACCTCTTTTAGAAATATCTTGTCACCAGGTTAAGAGTAGTGTtttggaattaaaaaagaaatgattcCAGGCCATTTTCTACCACTGACAAGCTTGTGACCTTAAACACTGCTCTGACATTCTGAGGTTCATATCTTCATCTCCAGTAAGAAGATAATAACCCTGACTTCATAAAGTTGTCATGTAGATTAAATCCAATGAAGTCCTTAGGGTACTTAGGCAGTGCCTAGCACCCTACAGGTGTCTTTTATGAGAGACAACTTTTCTTGTCTTCCCTGATTCCTTCTCCAAATCATGTGAACTTGGTTCCTTACCTCTCAGCTAAAGTGAGACAGGTCCAAGTTTCCCTTTATGAAGGAGACTCTGGAGACCAAAAGGATTTGGTCCCTGGACAGAGGTGAAAATGTTAGTGGCGTGAAGATGTGACCAGTGAATTCAAGGATCTCGACCTAGTTCAGAAATGTTTCCAAAAAGTTCTCTTAGGTTATGAGCAATGAGTTATCACTCGCCCCTCATCATTTCTCCACCTCTGTGTTCTCTGAGCTGCAGAAGGAACTTGGGTCTTAACTGCCACTGCAAGCAGAAAGACCAGCTAAATTATATGGATGGATGGACCTCAGAGGGCTCCCTAGTCTCTGTGAATttagaggaaagattgaagtgaAAACTTTTCTTAAAGTTCATTGTGGCTTAGGAAAGTGACTCAGAAGTAACACTGGTTCCAAATCAGTTctcaaaaactttttaaaaattgtggctgtatatacatatgtgtatatataacctattttataaatatatataacagaaaattgccattttaaccagttgatgggctgagaaaaaaaaattgaaaggggGAAGATTAGATTATACCTTATGGTATTGGACTGTAACTGGTGGTAAATAAGTCATGTTTTTAATATGATTAGATAGACTGACGATAAATAGATGCTTCCATATGTTTGtgcgtgtatgtatatatgtgtgcatacacacaatcttatgtgtatatataattacacatatatgtactaacacacacacacacattttccagCTCAGTACCCTAAAAGGCCCAGAAGTAATGATAtcacaaaataaacaaagaatTTATCTGGTACCCAGAtctgaaatgctgcccagtcctgtgcaaaCTTTGAGTGGTTGTAAttaggctgttgtgatccatagaattttcattgacttattttcagaagtagattgccaagccttccttcctagtccttcttattctggaagcttcgctgaaacctacTCAGCATCATAGCTACACACAAGCCTCCTCTGATAGACTAGAGGTGGCTTTGcttaaggtgcattggctgggaatcgaacatgggtctcccacatgaagttcagaattctaccactgaaccagcactgccctcttatacatacatacatacatatatatgtgtatatatatgtgtatatttacgtgtatatatagagagagagagagatgatataGCAAATGgggtaaaatataaataatgtgTGTGACTTCAGGTAAAGGGTAAATAGGAATTCAATCTACTCTTGCACattttctgtaaatttgaaattacatatcaaaattaaattttaactcaaaatacAATGAAAGAATTCCagtgtttgcttgtttttcttaatttaagATATACGTCTTGGCCATGTTTCTTTGCCAAAACATACAaatctatttctttttatttaatagcTCTATGTTTATCTTAGTATGAATGTGACATATTCCATTCACTATCAATGgatgtttaggttgtttctagCTCCTTTCATTACAAACAATGATGCAATGAATACCCTTGTACATGTATCTATGTGTACCAGAGGGAACATGTAGACATATTTGATAAACATCTGTCAGTCTTATAGGAATATAAATGATGTGGTtgttaaatttgcatttcttggTTTTTTAGTAAATTTCGGCATCTTTTCATGTTGGTTATCAGCCACTTTACCATTCTTCTTTTATGGTTTGCTTTCTCATGACTTTACTCAATATTTCTCTTGGTAGTTCAGGTTGTGTTATGTTACTGATTTGTATGAGCTCATTGTATATAGTTGTTGGATGCAGTtaggtccattccaactcatggcaacatcatAGGTGCAGAGTATACCTGCTCCAGTGGACTTTCAAGcctgtggactttcagaagcagattgccaggcttgtcttcgaAGCACTCTGGTTGAGCTCAAGTGGTCAACCTTTCCAATAAAAGTTGAGAACTTAACTGTTtttaccaccagagttccttcatTGTATATTAGGTGGCAAAAATTTTCCCCTAGTTTTACTTTTGTCTTTCAAGGTTATTTATGGTGTTTGGGGTCATGAAGGACTTCTTATGAGGAGTTGAGAGATCAAGCTTTCCAAAACTAGCATTGAGGCAGATGGAGAGTTTTTCTCAGCACTGCATGGACCTCCTTGTTCCGCAGGCAGTAGATGATTGGGTTGCACATGGGTGTGACCACCGTGTAGGTGACCGACAGCACCTTGTTGAGGTCCATGGACTTGATACGGCTGGGACGGCAATAGATGAAGAGGGCGGCTGAGTAGAAGATGCCCACCACAACCAGATGGGAGGCACAGGTAGAGAAAGCTTTACGGCAGGCTGCGGCTGATGGCATGAGGAGCACGGCCACCCCAATGTCTGAATACGAGGCCAAGGCTACTAGCAGTGTACCACAAAAGATGACAATGGCAGAGATGAAGTTCACCAGCTCCGTCAGGGCCACGTGGGTGCAGGACAGGTTGAGTAAAGGGGAGACATCACAGAAAAATTGGTTGAGGACATTGGGGCCACAGTAGGAGAGGCTGGCAATGCACGTGGTCTTGGCCACTGAAACCAGAACACCACCAAGCCATGAGGACAAGGCCAAGCCCAGGCATACCTGGGGTCGCATGAGCAGTGGATAGTGGAGTGGGAGACAGATGGCCAAGTAACGGTCATAGGCCATAGAAGCCAAGAGAGTGCACTCAGTGCAAATTAGGACAATGAAGAAGAAGAGTTGGGTCATGCAGGCTGTGAAGGAAATACGGTAGGGTCCAGTCCACAGTCCCACAAGCAAGCTGGGCATGGTCACTGACACGTAGCACATCTCCAGGCAGCTCAGGTTGcccaggaagaagtacatgggccTGTGGAGCTCACTGTGACTGCAGATGAGGTAGATGATGAGAGTGTTCTCCAAGAGGGTCAGCAGGTATAGGGTCAGGAAGACGGCAAACAGGGCAttccttaagtctggtcttgtggACAAACCCAACAGGATAAACTCCTGGACTCTGGTCACGTTGGCCAAGTCCAGGGACCTCTCCATCTAAG from Loxodonta africana isolate mLoxAfr1 chromosome 11, mLoxAfr1.hap2, whole genome shotgun sequence includes these protein-coding regions:
- the LOC100657706 gene encoding olfactory receptor 6Z7-like, whose amino-acid sequence is MERSLDLANVTRVQEFILLGLSTRPDLRNALFAVFLTLYLLTLLENTLIIYLICSHSELHRPMYFFLGNLSCLEMCYVSVTMPSLLVGLWTGPYRISFTACMTQLFFFIVLICTECTLLASMAYDRYLAICLPLHYPLLMRPQVCLGLALSSWLGGVLVSVAKTTCIASLSYCGPNVLNQFFCDVSPLLNLSCTHVALTELVNFISAIVIFCGTLLVALASYSDIGVAVLLMPSAAACRKAFSTCASHLVVVGIFYSAALFIYCRPSRIKSMDLNKVLSVTYTVVTPMCNPIIYCLRNKEVHAVLRKTLHLPQC